The Tautonia marina genome contains a region encoding:
- a CDS encoding type II toxin-antitoxin system RelE/ParE family toxin encodes MTYRVVFTPRARAGAIEAFRWLAERSPEAAARWYEGLEKAIASLAKYPKRHPIAEEESELLGTEIRQKLYGKRRGTYRLLYSIEGNTVYLLYVRHSAQGPIDPEH; translated from the coding sequence GTGACCTATCGCGTCGTATTCACCCCACGGGCCAGGGCCGGAGCGATCGAAGCATTCCGCTGGCTGGCCGAACGGTCGCCGGAGGCGGCAGCCCGATGGTACGAGGGTCTTGAGAAGGCCATCGCCTCACTGGCAAAGTACCCGAAGCGCCATCCGATCGCCGAAGAGGAATCGGAACTGCTCGGCACCGAGATCCGGCAGAAGCTGTACGGCAAGCGGCGTGGAACCTACCGCCTGCTGTACTCGATTGAGGGAAACACGGTTTATCTGCTGTATGTCCGGCACAGTGCCCAGGGGCCGATCGATCCCGAGCACTAG
- a CDS encoding type II toxin-antitoxin system Phd/YefM family antitoxin, giving the protein MLDINRDINSLSNFKRHTPEFIRQLKETGEPVVLTVNGKAEIVVQDSASYQRLLERAEQAERMETLRASVEEMKKGLGIPAEEVLAEMRQILAGKKAQ; this is encoded by the coding sequence ATGCTCGATATCAACCGAGACATCAACTCGCTGTCGAACTTCAAGCGACACACTCCCGAGTTTATCCGGCAGCTGAAAGAAACGGGCGAGCCCGTTGTGCTGACGGTTAACGGGAAGGCCGAAATCGTCGTCCAGGATTCGGCATCATACCAGCGCCTTCTGGAACGGGCAGAGCAGGCGGAGAGGATGGAAACGCTTCGGGCCTCGGTTGAGGAAATGAAGAAAGGTCTGGGCATCCCGGCGGAGGAGGTGCTCGCTGAGATGCGGCAGATTCTCGCCGGGAAGAAAGCCCAGTGA
- a CDS encoding recombinase family protein, whose product MLVGYMRVSKSDGSQATDLQRDALIEAGVDPQHLYEDTASGKKDARPGLAACLKALREGDTLIVWKLDRLGRDLRHLVNTVHDLTTRGVGFRVLTGHGATIDTTTPSGKLVFGFFAALAEFERELIIERTRAGLAAARARGRNGGRPWTMTPAKLRLAQAAMGKPETVISELCTELGITRQTLYRHVDPKGNLRPHGQKLLEAKRPSPK is encoded by the coding sequence ATGCTGGTTGGGTACATGAGGGTGAGCAAATCGGACGGGAGCCAGGCTACCGACCTCCAGCGTGATGCCCTTATCGAAGCCGGGGTGGATCCCCAGCACCTCTACGAAGACACCGCCTCCGGGAAGAAGGATGCGAGGCCAGGCCTTGCGGCCTGCCTGAAAGCGCTGCGCGAAGGCGATACCCTCATCGTGTGGAAGCTCGACCGGCTGGGGCGCGACCTTCGGCACCTCGTGAACACCGTGCATGATCTCACCACCAGGGGGGTGGGCTTCCGTGTACTGACCGGGCATGGCGCGACCATCGACACCACCACACCCAGCGGCAAGCTAGTCTTTGGGTTCTTCGCCGCCCTAGCCGAGTTCGAGCGGGAACTGATTATCGAACGCACGCGGGCCGGCCTTGCCGCCGCCCGTGCCCGGGGAAGGAACGGCGGCAGGCCATGGACGATGACGCCCGCGAAGCTACGCCTCGCCCAGGCAGCGATGGGAAAGCCTGAGACCGTGATCAGCGAACTCTGCACCGAGCTTGGCATTACCCGCCAGACCCTCTACCGGCATGTGGACCCGAAGGGCAACCTGAGGCCCCACGGGCAGAAGCTGCTGGAAGCCAAACGCCCCTCCCCCAAATAA
- a CDS encoding WGR domain-containing protein translates to MDNLLTIALEAHSEERNHHRRYEIVVGRDLLDDWTVAIHYGRVGQGGQAKRYASAKADDMKAIVRERLLRRLSAPKRIGCPYRLAAFNAGPGIDIQSWLPGEVMARFFHSAG, encoded by the coding sequence ATGGATAACCTGCTCACCATCGCCCTCGAAGCCCACAGCGAGGAACGCAACCACCACCGCCGCTATGAAATTGTGGTCGGCCGCGACCTGCTCGACGACTGGACGGTCGCCATCCACTACGGCCGGGTCGGCCAGGGTGGCCAGGCGAAACGCTACGCTTCTGCAAAGGCCGACGACATGAAGGCCATCGTCCGTGAGCGGCTGCTCCGCCGCCTCTCCGCCCCCAAGCGTATCGGATGCCCCTACCGCCTCGCCGCCTTCAATGCCGGCCCAGGAATCGACATCCAGTCATGGCTACCGGGCGAGGTTATGGCAAGATTTTTCCACTCGGCCGGCTGA
- a CDS encoding nucleotide-binding protein encodes MFATEQSAKGQNMKTIAIISQKGGAGKTTLAIHLAVAAERRNMNTALFDLDPQASASSWADKRTEPAPAVVSAQAARLPSLLEQAASQSADLVIIDSAPNADSASLAAARASDLILIPCRPAAFDLNAIGTTLSLAAVAGKPAFVVLNAVPPVGKVGEEARSALEEGGVHVAPPVLHQLVAFSHSVNDGHTAQELYPKSKATKEITELFQWLRKQVNVQTRLRRNDEPRKHAIF; translated from the coding sequence ATGTTCGCAACGGAACAATCGGCCAAAGGACAAAACATGAAAACAATAGCAATTATTAGCCAGAAAGGTGGTGCGGGAAAGACAACACTGGCAATCCATCTCGCGGTGGCTGCTGAGCGCCGCAATATGAATACAGCCCTCTTCGACCTCGACCCACAGGCATCAGCATCGAGTTGGGCCGATAAGCGAACAGAGCCTGCTCCGGCCGTGGTTTCCGCCCAGGCCGCCCGCTTACCTAGCCTGCTCGAACAGGCGGCCTCCCAGTCGGCAGACCTTGTGATCATTGACAGCGCTCCGAATGCCGATTCGGCGTCCCTTGCCGCCGCCCGTGCTTCCGATCTCATCCTAATCCCCTGCCGCCCGGCAGCGTTTGACCTGAATGCCATCGGAACAACCCTGAGCCTCGCTGCCGTGGCTGGCAAGCCCGCCTTCGTGGTGCTAAACGCTGTCCCTCCCGTTGGGAAAGTCGGTGAGGAAGCCCGGAGCGCTCTGGAAGAAGGCGGTGTCCACGTCGCCCCACCCGTCCTCCACCAACTGGTAGCGTTCTCACACTCCGTGAACGATGGGCATACAGCTCAAGAGCTCTATCCGAAAAGCAAGGCCACCAAGGAGATCACCGAATTGTTCCAGTGGCTGCGCAAACAGGTCAACGTGCAAACACGCTTGCGGAGAAACGATGAACCACGCAAACATGCAATATTCTGA
- a CDS encoding ribbon-helix-helix domain-containing protein, translating to MKKRAPLTFTSEPVAPTISPPLPSQPEEQTRLAANTATRKRAKNEAKPGRDGRQFIAAHVTPEAAKQFKLLVVQRDTTTQDLLTEAINDLFAKYGLSRIA from the coding sequence ATGAAGAAAAGAGCCCCCCTCACGTTCACATCAGAGCCAGTAGCTCCGACAATATCACCACCTTTACCAAGCCAGCCGGAAGAGCAAACACGTTTGGCAGCAAACACAGCAACCCGCAAACGTGCAAAAAACGAAGCTAAGCCAGGGAGGGATGGCCGGCAGTTCATCGCGGCGCATGTGACCCCGGAAGCGGCCAAGCAATTCAAGCTCCTCGTCGTTCAGAGGGATACCACGACCCAGGATCTGCTGACCGAGGCGATCAACGATCTCTTCGCGAAGTACGGACTGAGCCGAATCGCCTAG
- a CDS encoding replication initiator protein A translates to MVGKSTNRNTPLLPDRHPIQDFFICDVTDAIPKDDIGSMEHPIFSLATKPDLTVREYEHNGVRLTVIPSTLGLATIHDKDILIYCISQLIAKMNAGFDPHRTLHIKAYDLLVSTNRNIDGRGYEQLVSALDRLSGTRLRTNIKTGGEEITSGFGLIDSWNIIRHSDSGRMAEIRINLSDWVFNAVIGREVLTLHRDYFRLRKPLERRMYELARKHCGKQDEWAISLELLRKKCGSASSEKEFRRLVSQICSEDAQHGHVPDYAVALEGDTVRFINRGALPALQAVQATAYPVLDPETYHDARTVAPGYDVYLLEEQWRSFWVESGQPELKNPDAAFLGFCRSRYNRKPVA, encoded by the coding sequence ATGGTGGGCAAAAGCACGAACAGAAATACTCCTCTCCTCCCGGATCGTCATCCGATCCAGGACTTTTTCATTTGCGATGTCACGGACGCCATTCCGAAAGATGATATCGGGTCGATGGAGCACCCCATCTTCTCCCTTGCCACCAAGCCCGATCTGACCGTCCGCGAGTATGAGCATAATGGCGTCAGGCTTACGGTCATACCGAGCACGCTCGGCCTCGCCACGATTCATGACAAAGACATCCTGATTTACTGCATAAGCCAGCTCATCGCCAAGATGAACGCTGGCTTCGACCCTCACCGGACCCTGCACATCAAGGCGTATGACCTACTCGTTTCCACAAACCGCAATATCGACGGGAGAGGTTACGAGCAGCTGGTTTCCGCCCTCGATAGGCTGAGCGGGACACGCCTCAGAACGAACATCAAGACGGGTGGCGAGGAAATCACCTCCGGCTTCGGCCTGATCGACAGTTGGAACATTATCCGCCATTCGGATTCCGGCAGGATGGCCGAGATTCGCATCAACCTCTCGGATTGGGTCTTCAACGCAGTCATCGGCCGCGAGGTGCTCACCCTGCACCGGGATTATTTCCGACTCAGGAAGCCCCTGGAACGGCGGATGTATGAACTCGCCCGGAAGCACTGCGGGAAACAGGACGAATGGGCGATCTCGCTCGAATTGCTACGGAAAAAATGTGGCTCCGCTTCCAGCGAGAAGGAGTTTCGGCGCCTCGTGAGCCAGATATGCAGCGAAGATGCCCAGCATGGCCACGTTCCAGACTATGCGGTTGCCTTGGAGGGTGACACCGTCAGGTTCATCAATCGCGGGGCTCTCCCTGCCCTTCAGGCTGTCCAGGCCACGGCATACCCGGTGCTCGACCCGGAAACGTATCACGATGCCCGAACGGTTGCCCCTGGCTACGACGTATACCTCCTCGAAGAGCAGTGGCGTAGCTTCTGGGTCGAAAGCGGCCAGCCCGAACTGAAGAATCCCGATGCCGCGTTTCTCGGCTTCTGCCGCAGTAGGTACAACCGCAAGCCTGTAGCCTGA